The following are encoded together in the Humulus lupulus chromosome 5, drHumLupu1.1, whole genome shotgun sequence genome:
- the LOC133834456 gene encoding uncharacterized protein LOC133834456 isoform X1 — protein sequence MEIQNFRHSHPLLLIKDDITTINQLIKCGICRQPITAAPLYGCDSCQYYLHKSCAELPQKIYHSFHLAHPLTLYPINITLYCDSCERMIPKSLFFTCLVCRVFLDVDCASMAPITFTKSYENNSIQHSSHQHPMLALDKVDNIDRIHCFGCQSIIGSEDRVYGCTECKYFLHESCAESPKEIQYPFHWDHGPLSLHIQYFWFECTLCKQTLKTCFTYKCGRCTFRLCLKCGATKMRASIKFENHEHLLCYRDNMVPMDNHCSINDCYGKQSFSSHNKELSYTSSYATFCLECNFRLHLLCGPLPSMIEHESHIHPLVLVDSLVEDDYEEFYCDICEKERDPRIRVYYCEPCKFIGHIHCLKSKIIQILTGNFRNVELKSIGDDIWKLKQGREVDHSSAIMNEEQEEAPLTLKDIINGLPKKYLRDLKMYYKWKDESFELKEQLENKLGEEDINWILQLSHLTIEDFQEFSSVLQNFYITTQLELKASNLGVKIVSVKNCKIPFTLAPVLNKLLDEYGDVSGDEDDWRWKCIVYTVLCQVIKEMCSITVGDITKDHLQEWYYHLRFVDDYDFQINFAFSHLEKLIHAFFGLQAKRLEAEIPKKLKEKELELEQEIKQVKSKLKKCEEYNDKSFPKSELLKYCLNEASALKFKKACEDLMITDNDSKLQYLRRRR from the exons ATGGAGATCCAAAACTTTAGACATTCGCATCCTTTGCTCTTAATTAAGGATGACATAACCACGATTAACCAGTTGATTAAGTGTGGAATATGTCGACAACCTATAACTGCAGCTCCTTTATATGGTTGTGATTCATGCCAATATTACTTGCACAAATCATGTGCTGAGCTGCCACAAAAAATATATCACTCTTTTCATCTTGCCCACCCTCTCACCTTGTATCCTATAAATATCACGTTGTATTGCGACTCTTGTGAAAGAATGATCCCTAAATCTCTTTTCTTTACGTGTTTAGTCTGCCGTGTTTTCTTAGATGTGGATTGCGCATCGATGGCCCCCATAACATTCACAAAATCTTATGAAAATAATAGTATTCAACATTCTAGTCATCAACATCCAATGCTTGCACTTGATAAGGTGGACAACATTGATAGAATCCATTGTTTTGGATGTCAATCAATAATAGGCTCTGAGGATCGTGTTTATGGTTGCACCGAATGTAAGTATTTCCTTCATGAATCATGTGCAGAGTCTCCCAAAGAAATTCAATATCCTTTTCATTGGGACCACGGTCCTCTTTCCCTTCACATTCAATACTTCTGGTTTGAATGCACACTATGTAAGCAAACTTTGAAAACATGTTTCACTTACAAGTGTGGACGGTGTACTTTTCGGCTGTGTTTGAAATGCGGCGCAACCAAAATGAGAGCAAGTATTAAGTTTGAAAATCACGAGCATCTTCTTTGTTACAGGGATAACATGGTACCCATGGACAATCATTGCAGCATCAATGATTGCTATGGTAAGCAGTCATTTTCCTCCCACAACAAAGAACTCTCTTACACCTCTTCTTATGCGACTTTTTGCTTGGAATGCAACTTTAGACTCCACCTACTTTGTGGACCATTGCCATCGATGATCGAACATGAGTCCCACATTCATCCTCTCGTTCTGGTTGATTCACTAGTTGAGGATGATTATGAAGAGTTTTATTGCGACATTTGTGAAAAAGAACGAGATCCTCGAATACGTGTTTATTATTGTGAACCGTGCAAATTTATTGGACATATACATTGCCTCAAATCTAAG ATCATACAAATACTAACAGGAAACTTTAGAAATGTGGAGCTAAAGAGTATAGGAGATGATATTTGGAAATTGAAGCAAGGAAGAGAAGTGGATCATTCTTCAGCGATAATGAACGAAGAGCAAGAAGAAGCTCCTTTAACCTTGAAGGACATAATAAATGGACTGCCAAAAAAATATTTACGTGATTTAAAGATGTATTATAAATGGAAAGACGAATCATTTGAGCTAAAGGAACAATTGGAAAATAAGCTTGGTGAAGAAGATATTAATTGGATTTTACAACTTTCTCACTTAACCATTGAGGATTTTCAAGAATTCTCTTCTGTTCTTCAAAATTTCTATATAACTACACAATTGGAACTGAAAGCTAGCAATTTAGGAGTGAAGATTGTAAGTGTCAAAAATTGTAAGATACCTTTTACTTTAGCACCTGTTTTGAACAAATTACTTGATGAGTATGGAGATGTTAGTGGTGATGAAGATGACTGGCGGTGGAAGTGCATTGTGTATACTGTTTTATGTCAAGTCATAAAGGAAATGTGCAGTATTACGGTGGGAGACATCACCAAAGATCATCTTCAAGAATGGTATTATCACTTGAGATTCGTGGATGACTAtgattttcaaattaattttgcATTTTCTCATCTAGAAAAACTCATACATGCTTTCTTCGGTCTTCAAGCGAAAAGACTTGAAGCAGAAATCCctaaaaaactaaaggaaaaggAATTAGAGCTAGAACAAGAGATAAAACAGGTAAAGTCGAAATTGAAGAAATGTGAGGAGTATAATGACAAGTCTTTTCCAAAGTCTGAGCTCTTGAAGTATTGTTTGAATGAGGCTTCTGCATTAAAGTTCAAGAAGGCATGTGAAGATTTGATGATTACAGATAATGACTCTAAACTTCAGTATTTGAGGAGGCGAAG GTAA
- the LOC133834456 gene encoding uncharacterized protein LOC133834456 isoform X2 has protein sequence MEIQNFRHSHPLLLIKDDITTINQLIKCGICRQPITAAPLYGCDSCQYYLHKSCAELPQKIYHSFHLAHPLTLYPINITLYCDSCERMIPKSLFFTCLVCRVFLDVDCASMAPITFTKSYENNSIQHSSHQHPMLALDKVDNIDRIHCFGCQSIIGSEDRVYGCTECKYFLHESCAESPKEIQYPFHWDHGPLSLHIQYFWFECTLCKQTLKTCFTYKCGRCTFRLCLKCGATKMRASIKFENHEHLLCYRDNMVPMDNHCSINDCYGKQSFSSHNKELSYTSSYATFCLECNFRLHLLCGPLPSMIEHESHIHPLVLVDSLVEDDYEEFYCDICEKERDPRIRVYYCEPCKFIGHIHCLKSKIIQILTGNFRNVELKSIGDDIWKLKQGREVDHSSAIMNEEQEEAPLTLKDIINGLPKKYLRDLKMYYKWKDESFELKEQLENKLGEEDINWILQLSHLTIEDFQEFSSVLQNFYITTQLELKASNLGVKIVSVKNCKIPFTLAPVLNKLLDEYGDVSGDEDDWRWKCIVYTVLCQVIKEMCSITVGDITKDHLQECEKT, from the exons ATGGAGATCCAAAACTTTAGACATTCGCATCCTTTGCTCTTAATTAAGGATGACATAACCACGATTAACCAGTTGATTAAGTGTGGAATATGTCGACAACCTATAACTGCAGCTCCTTTATATGGTTGTGATTCATGCCAATATTACTTGCACAAATCATGTGCTGAGCTGCCACAAAAAATATATCACTCTTTTCATCTTGCCCACCCTCTCACCTTGTATCCTATAAATATCACGTTGTATTGCGACTCTTGTGAAAGAATGATCCCTAAATCTCTTTTCTTTACGTGTTTAGTCTGCCGTGTTTTCTTAGATGTGGATTGCGCATCGATGGCCCCCATAACATTCACAAAATCTTATGAAAATAATAGTATTCAACATTCTAGTCATCAACATCCAATGCTTGCACTTGATAAGGTGGACAACATTGATAGAATCCATTGTTTTGGATGTCAATCAATAATAGGCTCTGAGGATCGTGTTTATGGTTGCACCGAATGTAAGTATTTCCTTCATGAATCATGTGCAGAGTCTCCCAAAGAAATTCAATATCCTTTTCATTGGGACCACGGTCCTCTTTCCCTTCACATTCAATACTTCTGGTTTGAATGCACACTATGTAAGCAAACTTTGAAAACATGTTTCACTTACAAGTGTGGACGGTGTACTTTTCGGCTGTGTTTGAAATGCGGCGCAACCAAAATGAGAGCAAGTATTAAGTTTGAAAATCACGAGCATCTTCTTTGTTACAGGGATAACATGGTACCCATGGACAATCATTGCAGCATCAATGATTGCTATGGTAAGCAGTCATTTTCCTCCCACAACAAAGAACTCTCTTACACCTCTTCTTATGCGACTTTTTGCTTGGAATGCAACTTTAGACTCCACCTACTTTGTGGACCATTGCCATCGATGATCGAACATGAGTCCCACATTCATCCTCTCGTTCTGGTTGATTCACTAGTTGAGGATGATTATGAAGAGTTTTATTGCGACATTTGTGAAAAAGAACGAGATCCTCGAATACGTGTTTATTATTGTGAACCGTGCAAATTTATTGGACATATACATTGCCTCAAATCTAAG ATCATACAAATACTAACAGGAAACTTTAGAAATGTGGAGCTAAAGAGTATAGGAGATGATATTTGGAAATTGAAGCAAGGAAGAGAAGTGGATCATTCTTCAGCGATAATGAACGAAGAGCAAGAAGAAGCTCCTTTAACCTTGAAGGACATAATAAATGGACTGCCAAAAAAATATTTACGTGATTTAAAGATGTATTATAAATGGAAAGACGAATCATTTGAGCTAAAGGAACAATTGGAAAATAAGCTTGGTGAAGAAGATATTAATTGGATTTTACAACTTTCTCACTTAACCATTGAGGATTTTCAAGAATTCTCTTCTGTTCTTCAAAATTTCTATATAACTACACAATTGGAACTGAAAGCTAGCAATTTAGGAGTGAAGATTGTAAGTGTCAAAAATTGTAAGATACCTTTTACTTTAGCACCTGTTTTGAACAAATTACTTGATGAGTATGGAGATGTTAGTGGTGATGAAGATGACTGGCGGTGGAAGTGCATTGTGTATACTGTTTTATGTCAAGTCATAAAGGAAATGTGCAGTATTACGGTGGGAGACATCACCAAAGATCATCTTCAAGAATG CGAAAAGACTTGA
- the LOC133834455 gene encoding uncharacterized protein LOC133834455 isoform X1 — translation MEIQNFIHSHPLLLIKDDITTINQLIKCGICEHPITAAPLYGCDSCQYFLHKSCAELPRQIYHSFHLAHPLFLIPINLTQYCDSCERVIPDSLFFECFDCNVLLDVDCASMAPITFTKSYGNNSIQHSSHQHPMLALDKVDNINRIHCFGCQSIIGSEDRAYGCTKCKYFLHESCAGSPKEIQYPFHWDHGLLSLHIQFFWFECTLCKQTLKTCFTYKCGRCTFRLCLKCSATKMRASIKFENHEHLLCYRDNMIPMDNHCTINDCYGKQSFISHCKEFSYTSSYATFCLECNFRLHLLCGPLPSVIEHESHIHPLVLVGSIVEDGYEEFYCDICETERDPRIRVYYCEPCKFIGHIHCLKSKIIQIITGNFRNVELKSIGDDIWKLKQGREVDHSSAIMNEEQEEAPLTLKDIINGLQVKYLSTLKIFYKWKDESFELKEQLENKLGEEDINWILQLSHLTIEDFQEFSSVLQNFYITTQLELKASNLGVKIVSVKNCKIPFTLAPVLNKLLDEYGDVSGDEDDWRWKCIVYTVLCQVIKEMCSITVGDITKDHLQEWYYHLRFVDDYDFQINFAFSHLEKLIHAFFGLQAKRLEAEIPKKLKEKELELEQEIKQVKSKLKKCEEYNDKSFPKSELLKDCLNEASALKFKKACEDLMITDNDSELQYLEW, via the exons ATGGAGATCCAAAACTTTATACATTCGCATCCTTTGCTCTTAATTAAGGATGACATAACCACGATTAACCAGTTGATTAAGTGTGGAATATGTGAACATCCTATAACTGCAGCTCCTTTATATGGTTGTGATTCATGCCAATATTTCTTGCACAAATCATGTGCTGAGCTGCCACGACAAATATATCACTCTTTTCATCTTGCCCACCCTCTCTTCTTGATTCCTATAAATCTCACGCAGTATTGCGACTCTTGTGAAAGAGTGATCCCTGATTCTCTTTTCTTTGAATGTTTCGACTGCAATGTTCTCTTAGATGTGGATTGCGCATCGATGGCCCCCATAACATTCACAAAATCTTATGGAAATAATAGTATTCAACATTCTAGTCATCAACATCCAATGCTTGCACTTGATAAGGTGGACAACATTAATAGAATCCATTGCTTTGGATGTCAATCAATAATAGGCTCTGAGGATCGTGCTTATGGTTGCACCAAATGTAAGTATTTCCTTCATGAATCATGTGCAGGGTCTCCCAAAGAAATTCAATATCCTTTTCATTGGGACCACGGTCTTCTTTCCCTTCACATTCAATTCTTCTGGTTTGAATGCACACTGTGTAAGCAAACTTTGAAAACGTGTTTCACTTACAAGTGTGGACGGTGTACTTTTCGGCTGTGTCTGAAATGCAGCGCAACCAAAATGAGAGCAAGTATTAAGTTTGAAAATCACGAGCATCTTCTTTGTTACAGGGATAACATGATACCCATGGACAATCATTGTACCATCAATGATTGTTATGGTAAGCAATCATTTATATCTCACTGCAAAGAATTTTCTTACACCTCTTCTTATGCAACTTTTTGCTTGGAATGCAACTTTAGACTCCACCTACTTTGTGGACCATTGCCATCCGTGATCGAACATGAGTCCCACATTCATCCTCTCGTTCTGGTTGGTTCAATAGTTGAGGATGGTTATGAAGAGTTTTATTGCGACATTTGTGAAACAGAACGAGATCCTCGAATACGGGTTTATTATTGTGAACCGTGCAAATTTATTGGACATATACATTGCCTCAAATCTAAG ATCATACAAATAATAACAGGAAACTTTAGAAATGTGGAGCTAAAGAGTATAGGAGATGATATTTGGAAATTGAAGCAAGGAAGAGAAGTGGATCATTCTTCAGCGATAATGAACGAAGAGCAAGAAGAAGCTCCTTTAACCTTGAAGGACATAATAAATGGACTGCAAGTGAAATATTTAAGTactttaaagatattttataaatgGAAAGACGAATCATTTGAGCTAAAGGAACAATTGGAAAATAAGCTTGGTGAAGAAGATATTAATTGGATTTTACAACTTTCTCACTTAACCATTGAGGATTTTCAAGAATTCTCTTCTGTTCTTCAAAATTTCTATATAACTACACAATTGGAACTGAAAGCTAGCAATTTAGGAGTGAAGATTGTAAGTGTCAAAAATTGTAAGATACCTTTTACTTTAGCACCTGTTTTGAACAAATTACTTGATGAGTATGGAGATGTTAGTGGTGATGAAGATGACTGGCGGTGGAAGTGCATTGTGTATACTGTTTTATGTCAAGTCATAAAGGAAATGTGCAGTATTACGGTGGGAGACATCACCAAAGATCATCTTCAAGAATGGTATTATCACTTGAGATTCGTGGATGACTAtgattttcaaattaattttgcATTTTCTCATCTAGAAAAACTCATACATGCTTTCTTCGGTCTTCAAGCGAAAAGACTTGAAGCAGAAATCCctaaaaaactaaaggaaaaggAATTAGAGCTAGAACAAGAGATAAAACAGGTAAAGTCAAAATTGAAGAAATGTGAGGAGTATAATGACAAGTCTTTTCCAAAGTCTGAGCTCTTGAAGGATTGTTTGAATGAGGCTTCTGCATTAAAGTTCAAGAAGGCATGTGAAGATTTGATGATTACAGATAATGACTCTGAACTTCAGTATTTGGAGTGGTGA
- the LOC133834455 gene encoding uncharacterized protein LOC133834455 isoform X2: MEIQNFIHSHPLLLIKDDITTINQLIKCGICEHPITAAPLYGCDSCQYFLHKSCAELPRQIYHSFHLAHPLFLIPINLTQYCDSCERVIPDSLFFECFDCNVLLDVDCASMAPITFTKSYGNNSIQHSSHQHPMLALDKVDNINRIHCFGCQSIIGSEDRAYGCTKCKYFLHESCAGSPKEIQYPFHWDHGLLSLHIQFFWFECTLCKQTLKTCFTYKCGRCTFRLCLKCSATKMRASIKFENHEHLLCYRDNMIPMDNHCTINDCYGKQSFISHCKEFSYTSSYATFCLECNFRLHLLCGPLPSVIEHESHIHPLVLVGSIVEDGYEEFYCDICETERDPRIRVYYCEPCKFIGHIHCLKSKIIQIITGNFRNVELKSIGDDIWKLKQGREVDHSSAIMNEEQEEAPLTLKDIINGLQVKYLSTLKIFYKWKDESFELKEQLENKLGEEDINWILQLSHLTIEDFQEFSSVLQNFYITTQLELKASNLGVKIVSVKNCKIPFTLAPVLNKLLDEYGDVSGDEDDWRWKCIVYTVLCQVIKEMCSITVGDITKDHLQECEKT; encoded by the exons ATGGAGATCCAAAACTTTATACATTCGCATCCTTTGCTCTTAATTAAGGATGACATAACCACGATTAACCAGTTGATTAAGTGTGGAATATGTGAACATCCTATAACTGCAGCTCCTTTATATGGTTGTGATTCATGCCAATATTTCTTGCACAAATCATGTGCTGAGCTGCCACGACAAATATATCACTCTTTTCATCTTGCCCACCCTCTCTTCTTGATTCCTATAAATCTCACGCAGTATTGCGACTCTTGTGAAAGAGTGATCCCTGATTCTCTTTTCTTTGAATGTTTCGACTGCAATGTTCTCTTAGATGTGGATTGCGCATCGATGGCCCCCATAACATTCACAAAATCTTATGGAAATAATAGTATTCAACATTCTAGTCATCAACATCCAATGCTTGCACTTGATAAGGTGGACAACATTAATAGAATCCATTGCTTTGGATGTCAATCAATAATAGGCTCTGAGGATCGTGCTTATGGTTGCACCAAATGTAAGTATTTCCTTCATGAATCATGTGCAGGGTCTCCCAAAGAAATTCAATATCCTTTTCATTGGGACCACGGTCTTCTTTCCCTTCACATTCAATTCTTCTGGTTTGAATGCACACTGTGTAAGCAAACTTTGAAAACGTGTTTCACTTACAAGTGTGGACGGTGTACTTTTCGGCTGTGTCTGAAATGCAGCGCAACCAAAATGAGAGCAAGTATTAAGTTTGAAAATCACGAGCATCTTCTTTGTTACAGGGATAACATGATACCCATGGACAATCATTGTACCATCAATGATTGTTATGGTAAGCAATCATTTATATCTCACTGCAAAGAATTTTCTTACACCTCTTCTTATGCAACTTTTTGCTTGGAATGCAACTTTAGACTCCACCTACTTTGTGGACCATTGCCATCCGTGATCGAACATGAGTCCCACATTCATCCTCTCGTTCTGGTTGGTTCAATAGTTGAGGATGGTTATGAAGAGTTTTATTGCGACATTTGTGAAACAGAACGAGATCCTCGAATACGGGTTTATTATTGTGAACCGTGCAAATTTATTGGACATATACATTGCCTCAAATCTAAG ATCATACAAATAATAACAGGAAACTTTAGAAATGTGGAGCTAAAGAGTATAGGAGATGATATTTGGAAATTGAAGCAAGGAAGAGAAGTGGATCATTCTTCAGCGATAATGAACGAAGAGCAAGAAGAAGCTCCTTTAACCTTGAAGGACATAATAAATGGACTGCAAGTGAAATATTTAAGTactttaaagatattttataaatgGAAAGACGAATCATTTGAGCTAAAGGAACAATTGGAAAATAAGCTTGGTGAAGAAGATATTAATTGGATTTTACAACTTTCTCACTTAACCATTGAGGATTTTCAAGAATTCTCTTCTGTTCTTCAAAATTTCTATATAACTACACAATTGGAACTGAAAGCTAGCAATTTAGGAGTGAAGATTGTAAGTGTCAAAAATTGTAAGATACCTTTTACTTTAGCACCTGTTTTGAACAAATTACTTGATGAGTATGGAGATGTTAGTGGTGATGAAGATGACTGGCGGTGGAAGTGCATTGTGTATACTGTTTTATGTCAAGTCATAAAGGAAATGTGCAGTATTACGGTGGGAGACATCACCAAAGATCATCTTCAAGAATG CGAAAAGACTTGA